The following DNA comes from Nitrososphaerales archaeon.
AACCTCACCTAAAAGTAATAAATGTGAATCGATATCTTCACATGGTAACGTTTAATTCATATAACTTCTATATCTTGAGATACTTAACAATAGTGAATAATCTTGAGCCAGTATCCTTCATCAAGATGGATGATATATGTGAGGTATGTGAAAATGATTTTTGGTGTTAAAAGAGCTCAGTTTTTAAAGCTTAAGTAGTAAAGAATAGTTTTATAAACGCATGTTAGGAGGATATCGTGGTAAGATTTTACGTATAGATTTAACCAATAGCGAGATAAAGGAGGAAAAGTTAGAGGAAGAGATTTTAAAGAAATTCATCGGTTGTTGGGGCCTTGCATTAAAGATTCTATATGATGAATTACCTTTAGGTGTGCACCCTTTAGAACCTGAGAATCCTTTAATCTTCATGACTGGTCCATTAACTGGTATTCCTTGGATACCGACTGGGAATCAGACGAGTATCGCCACACTTAATGCTAGTACCGGGTTTACTGCCGGCCGTTCACATTCACACGGTTTTTTCGGCCCTATGTTAAAGTTTGCAGGTTATGATGGATTAATTATCCAAGGTGCTTCTAAAACCCCAGTATACTTATGGATAAGAGATGGGAGAGTAGATATTAAAGATGCTACAAAATTCTGGGGGAAAGATACACATGAGAGTGAAGACCTAATAAAAGAGGATATTGGTGAACCAAGAGCGAGTGTTGCTACTATTGGACCTGCTGGAGAGAATCTATGTGCTGGTGCTCTTATTGAAAATGATAAGAATCATACGTTTGCCCACAGCGGTGTCGGTGCGGTGATGGGCTCAAAGAAATTGAAAGCCATAGCCGTGTATGGTAGTGAGAGGGTGCAGGTGGCGGATGAAAATAAAATCAGAGAGATCGGGGCTAAATGGAAGCATGTAGTGATGAATGAATTCCCTACAACCCGTCGTCGTGAGAGAGGTGGTATAGCAAGAACCGAATATGAATTTTTAAAGAAAAGGTATCTGGTCTCTGCCAAAAACTTTCTCGAAACGGTACCGCCTGAATTCGGGGTAGGAATGTCAAAGAATAAAATCATACCAAAAGCCTGTTTCGCATGCCCAATCGCCTGCTCTTACGATGTTGAAATCACATCTGGACCCTATCAAGGTTATGTAGCGACCTTAGGTGGTGGAGGTGAGAGTATAGAAGGGGCTACATCGATCTGTGGCGTTTATGGTGATGCGGGGACATTATTTTATCTCACAGACCTTCTTGATAGATTGGGATTTGATACGAGTACTCTCGGGACTACGGTAGCTCTGGTAATAGAAGCTTATGAGAAAGGGTTGATTACCAAAGAGGATACGAATGGAATTGAGTTAAGATGGGGAGATGCAAAATTACTTGAGAAACTCTATCGAATGGCAGCGTATAGAGAAGGTTGGCTCGGTAATCTTTTATCTCTGGGTCCTAAAAGGGCTGCTGAAGCGATTGGTGGGGATGCTCTTAAATTTGCAGTTCATGTAAAAGGAGCTGGGATTAACCTTCACGATTGGAGAAATTGTTGGGGGATCCTCGTCGGCCAAATTCTTGGTGGTGGTTCAGGATGGCCAGCACAAGGAGCCGATTATATATCTGAGCCTGATTTAGGGATGCCCACACTTCAAGATCCATTCGATTGGAAGGTTAAAGCGAAATCGGCAAGGATCATCGGGATGAAGAAGTATTGGGAGGATTGTATAGGTACTTGCCTCTTCGCTACATGGGGAGTGCCGGGAGCTTTAAAGTATGCAGCCGAAGCAGTTTCGGCAGCTACTGGATGGAATATCACTCAAGAAGATGCGCTCTTAATCGGTGAAAGAATAATGAATCTTGAGCGAGTATTTAATGTTAGACGTGGATTAACACCTGAAGATGATCTTGATGTACCTCCTAGATTGCTCGAACCACCACCAAATGGTCCGGGAAAAGGGAAGTCGATCGCATCATACTTAAGAGGGATTATCATGGAATATTATAGATTGATGGGTTGGGATGAGAAGACTGGTAAGCCATGGAAGAGTACCTTACGAAGGTTAGATCTTGAAGATCTCATCAGTGACATTTGGGATTAGCTCCCTAATTATGAATACATAACGATACCATAATTTGGGTAAAATCATTCTTAATTTACTTAATAAGTAGAGAGTCGATGAAAGTAAAGTAAAATAAGGTAGAGTCATTGGCACACTCATGTCAACATTATTGCTAAGGTTTAGAGAGAATCTTATCTATCTTGGTGAATGTCTGTGAACTCATCAACCTCTTATAATATTGATGACAGATGGGAATAGTTCCTTCTTCGAATGGGGGAATGGTAATGCCGATATGAATTCATCATTAAAATCTTCCTGCACTCCCAACTCTATATATCTAACCTTTTGTAAAATATTCTTCAAATTCTTTCTTAATTCTCGTGACTTCAGCAACATTTCAGCCCCAGATAGGGCAGCGTTACCGACGAATTCTATCCTCTCGATGGGGACATCGGGGATAAGCCCTATGATCTTTGCATTATCGAAATCGATATAACTTCCAAAGGTTCCTGCGATGAATACTTTCTTTATATCTTTCGCCTCGACAGCCTTCCTCTTCATCAGAATGCGACAGCCACAGTAGGTTGCAGCCTTTGCCAACTGTAACTCAGCTATATCGGTTTGAGTAATAACTATATCTTCACCTATATCTGTCTCATCAGCCCACGCAACCACATATTCATAACCAAGGTCACCTTTTCTCAAGCGAGGGGTTGAAATTTCACCCCTATACCTACCTCTACTATCTATTAAGCCACATTTCAGCATCTCTGCAAGAAGATCGATCATCCCTGAACCACAGATCCCTACCGGTTTAAACCCCCCAATCGTCTCATAATGGGCATCGTAGGTCTGTGGATCTATAGAAACCCTTTCGATCGCACCTTCCATCGCCTTTACACCGTGCTTTATATGCCCACCTTCCCATGCAGGTCCTGAAGCGCATGAACAACAAAGAATCTCATCTCTATCTCCTAAATCGATTTCAGTATTTGTCCCAAGATCTATCAACAGACTTAAATCCTCAATTTCATGCAAATTGGTGGACAATAGATCAGCTACATTATCGGAACCAACGAAGCCCGCTATTACTGGAGGTAGGTAGATTCGTCCACATCTATTCATATTTATACCTAGATCCTTTGCATGTAAATTTAACGAATCACTCACTACCGGCACGTAAGGAGACATCGCCAGATACTTAGTATCTAATCCGAGGAGGAGGTGGTGCATGGCGGTGTTGCCCACGATGACCATCTCATAAAGATCATTTACGTTTATCGTTTCACATAAATCAGCTAGGATGGAATTTAACCCCTCAATAACAAGGAGCTTCAACTCTTCACGCCGCTTTTCATCGAGTGTAGCATGTGTGATTCGTGAAATTACATCCTCACCATAGATCGTCTGGGGATTCTCAATACCACTCGATATCACCACATTACCATTCCTCAAATCGATCAGACTTGCTACGATCTTAGAGGTCCCTAAATCGATCGCGACACCGTAGAGTAAGTTAGTTGTATCTCTAGGCTCTATAGATACAATCTCCTTATCGTCGATCAAGGTGACGGTGAGATCCCAATCTGCCTCTCTTGCTACTTTAGGCAGTTCCTTTAGCGCATTGAAGCTGAAGCTCAATTCACATATACCATAAACCTCCCTTAATGTTGAAACCAACCTTTCGGCATCAGATCGGGTATCTGTAAGTGTAGGTGGTGAGAGTTTTATATGCAACTTCCTAACTGCTGGCTTTAATTCTATCGTTCTCTGAATACTTGTAAGTTGAATCTTCCGTTTACGCACTCTACTCTCTTCGGGTATAAATACCCTAACTTCACCCTGTACTATAGATTGGCAGGCGAGGCGGTAACCCTCTTCTAATTCAGACTCCTTTAAAAATTCCTTTTCAACTTTCGTCGGAAGATTCAATTTTGATTGATCCTTTACTATAACTCTACATTTACCACATCTACCGAGTATACCACCACATTCACTCCTAATTCCTATGCCCGATCTCAACGCAGAGTGAAGAATGGTATCACCCAACTTTGCCTTAACCCTCTTGCCCATAGGTTCAAAAAGAATACTCGTATATTCTCGATCTCTTTCAATCATCATTCAATATTCGAGTATTCTACTATTTAATCCTAAGTATAGAGTATTCAAAAAAGAGAAATCTCAAATTTCAAATCTCACAATCCCTCACAAAAGTTTTTATATATGTAATTTTCAAGGATGGTATGATTTTTATTGAACCACCAAAGTATATTTACTAGAACAAGTATTTTTATTAGGGCATTATGCAACTGATAATGGTGGCTTGATTGTACGTTATAGTTGTAGGATTGAGTGGTGCTGGACAAAGTATATCGAAGACACTCTTAGAACATGGCCATACCGTCGTTGTGATAGATAAGGATGAAGAACGGTGTAAAAGATTTTTGTCTGAATATGATACGTTAGTGATTCATGGAGACGCTGCTGAGAACGATACACTCAAAGATGCTGGTATAGATGAGGC
Coding sequences within:
- a CDS encoding ASKHA domain-containing protein, encoding MGKRVKAKLGDTILHSALRSGIGIRSECGGILGRCGKCRVIVKDQSKLNLPTKVEKEFLKESELEEGYRLACQSIVQGEVRVFIPEESRVRKRKIQLTSIQRTIELKPAVRKLHIKLSPPTLTDTRSDAERLVSTLREVYGICELSFSFNALKELPKVAREADWDLTVTLIDDKEIVSIEPRDTTNLLYGVAIDLGTSKIVASLIDLRNGNVVISSGIENPQTIYGEDVISRITHATLDEKRREELKLLVIEGLNSILADLCETINVNDLYEMVIVGNTAMHHLLLGLDTKYLAMSPYVPVVSDSLNLHAKDLGINMNRCGRIYLPPVIAGFVGSDNVADLLSTNLHEIEDLSLLIDLGTNTEIDLGDRDEILCCSCASGPAWEGGHIKHGVKAMEGAIERVSIDPQTYDAHYETIGGFKPVGICGSGMIDLLAEMLKCGLIDSRGRYRGEISTPRLRKGDLGYEYVVAWADETDIGEDIVITQTDIAELQLAKAATYCGCRILMKRKAVEAKDIKKVFIAGTFGSYIDFDNAKIIGLIPDVPIERIEFVGNAALSGAEMLLKSRELRKNLKNILQKVRYIELGVQEDFNDEFISALPFPHSKKELFPSVINIIRG